The nucleotide window TTTCTAACGATTAAGTTTTGTTCTGATATTTAGATTCCTATTCACTTGCTTTTATTCTCTTTTCAACAAGTTTAATACCATCCTTGAGTTCTTGACATTCATTGTATATTCTTATGATATCTAAATTATCAATAAAATATTTACACTTCTTCCCTTTAATATATGTTTTCCCGTAACGCTCAAAAAGCTTTGATAGGTCTATATGTGTATATTTTTCTGGAGGTTGGTATTTAGAAGGATTTCTCTCTTTACGGGGAGCTCTTAAATACCTGTAAATTCCCTCTATATCGTAAAAAAACCAAGACTCTATCATTTGTGTTGCAATAACCTTATCAACAGAAATCACATGTTTTTCTAAAAGAGGATTTTCACAAATTGATTTGGATAGTTCATTGATATCAAGGGGGGGATTGTGGTCTCTGCTTTCTCTATCTACACAACAGAAAATACGAATTACATACTCTTTGTTTTTATTTATGAAGTCGAATGCTTTACCTAGAACTTTTCTATGAATATTTGAGTTTCCATGGAGATTAATAATTCTTTTCTTTAAAGTTGGAAAGTGTCTTGCTATTTCTTTTGTATAAAATTCTATTTCTGTTTCACCTTCGACAAAAAACAGAGAAACTTCTTGTAACTTCTTGTTTGTGCCTTTTTCTTTCAAAGGCATTAAAATTCAACTCCCTCATCCTCTTCAAACTCAGTTTCGAGAAGATCACCAAAGTTTATATATCCACTTCGCAATCTTTTGTGAAGTTCTTTGATATTTTTTATTTCATCAAATGTTGTGCTGCCATCATCTTTAATTCTAGCAATAATTACATTCTCAGGACTTACCTGATTTAATATATACGATGAATGTGTTGTCGCTATTATTTGTGTTTCAGTTGACTTTTGACGCAAATATGTCATTAGAGTTTTAAGTGCCTTGGGATGCAAACAATTTTCAGGCTCTTCTATGCAAAGGAGTGGACCTTTCCTATCCGGGGATAGTAATAAGATCAAAATTGCCACAACAATAAGTGTCCCATCAGATAAACTATTAATTAACGTATATCCTTGGCCTTGCATTTTTAAAGCTAAAAAGCAAATTTCATCGGGCACTTCTTCAACTTTTTTTCTTAAAACAGGTGGTGCTTTGAGAATTTCAACTAATACATCCTCAAGGTCTAGTATTTGGCATAGAACGTTCTTAAATTGTTTGTATAATGCTTTGTTTTCATATATCTTTTTTACAACTTCTACTAAATCAAAAGAATTGATCCTTGGTGAGGTAAATGGGATTTTGACACCTTCCCCAAGTTGTTCTCTTAACTCGTTTGGTTGAGGAGCCGTTACACTAGTACGGAAAATGCGCATCATTATTGTACTTGCTTCTATAAAATTAGAATCTATTTTATCTCTATCAGGATAAAGCTGGGGAAGTAGAGTAAAAACAGACATTTCATTATTTATCTCATGACTAACTATCTTATTTAAAAGCTTAACCTTAACTATATTTTTATCTCTGGTAAATAATTTAACGGCAGGTCCTGTTTTTCTCATATTTTTTAAGGTTAACTCCTCATTAAGAATACCTAATCGAAAATCATCCTCTGCCGTTAATGAACCTAGCACAATAGAATAACCTATTTGCATATGAGGTTCAGATGCTTCAACTAAAAAAGATATTGTAATCGGTTTTTTTTTATATTTTTTGAGTAGGCAAACTATAATGCCACGTTCCAGCATCCCGCCTCTAAATATACCTTTGATTTCCTCTTTAGAACCATCAATTATTGTTCTAATTAAATTAAAAATTTCTAAGAAATTACTTTTTCCACCATTATTAGGTCCTACAATTATATTGAAATCATGCAGAATTACCTTACAATTAATAAGATTTTTATATCCATCTACAAAAATTTCTTTTATTTTTGGTTTTAACATAATATCCTTTGTTTTTTTGCAGTATTAGAGGTATATATGCAATATTTACCATGCTTAATGCTCTAATGCAAGTAGAAATATGATGTAGTTAATATTTTGTCAAGGATTTGAAAAGTAGTATAAAGGAAGAAGTTTGGAGATAAACTACTTATGGGTCACTAAGGGTCGTAGGAATTCTAGGAACATCCATGATAAGTTTCGTAATGTCGGCATTGCCCACGAAATTAAATGGGTGATGTACATCTTGCATAACTTATCAGCCGCTAGTGTTTTTTATGCCATTCCCCAATTTCAATTGACCCAATCCGTTTATTCCTCATGACATCCAAAATAATGTCAATCCCATCTTCTCTTTCTAATATCTTGTTGTAGTCAAAATCCCAATCGCTTGAATCCGGCTCAATAAAATAGGGATCACCGCAACCACATTCACAGAAGCCAACAATAGTTGTACAAGATTTTAGTGAAGCTATAATTTCTGTTTCTTCCGGAATCTGTTTTTCTGCGAGTTTGATTAACCACGCTGGGTCATATGGAAATGGTGCTATTTGATCTTTAAATTGTTTCTTCATATCAAAAATGATTTAGTTGCTATTGGTTAAGCTATTAAGATGTGACCTTATAGCTTTTACGCTTTATATTAGCTTTTCACCATTTGTTGCCCATCTTTTCCTTACAAAGGAATTAAAGTTAGCACCTTTAAGTTCCAAATTGTCTGCATGTTCCATGACTACAATTTGCGGTGTAAATTGACAATCTTCTTCAATTTCTCGTATGGTTTCTACTAAAGTATTGAAAATATTTTGTACTTGAATAATATTTTCATCGTACTCTTCTTCATTGTCATCAGTTTTTTGAAACTCTTTGGGAAAGTAAACTTGACTTGGTTGATCTATAAAAAGAATAGAAGGGATACAAGACTTGCTCTCTTTACAAATCAAATGAAGTAATGCCAAAAATAAAGATAAATGACAAGCTAACCAGTTTGCCCCACTTCCCATTTCAGACAAATAAATTTTGTTATGGTCCTTTAAATGAAAAAAATTAAAGTCTTCAAGCCTGAAGTGTAAATTCTCTGGTTTTAATTCTTTTTCAAAATCTAATTTTCCACAAATTTCATTCATTCTGGAATATAAGAAAGCATCTGCTTTACTAAATTTCGTTCTTAAGTCATAGCCATCTAATTTTTCCTTCAAATCATTAACTTGTATCTGTAAATCTTTAAGGTCGATTGTATCTCTTGCCAAAGTATTTTCGTCAAGTACTTGTTTGATTGTTGTCTCTATCGTTCCCTTTAGGATCATAGACTGATCTCTTAATGGTCTTCTTTGTTTTAACTCTTTATCTTGATCTTCTAATTGATTGATTGACGCTGTTAAACTGCGGATATCTCTTTTAGACTCGTCTCTTTCTTTTCGCAAGTTTTGGAGTAGTTCCGAATTGTCTTCCTTATATGTTCCCGTTTTTAACAGTTCGTCTCTCAGACTGCTCCTTGATTCTTTAACAAGCGTCAAGGTTTCATTGAATGATTTGACTGGGTTATGGCATATGGGGCATTGATTATTTTGAAGATCTGCTTCAATAGCATTTGTTGAGCTTATTTCTTTTACTTTAGATACATAGTTTATGGCAATATTTTCTATCTCTTCTAGTTCATTTATTTCTTTTTCAACCTCATAAAGACGATCTTGTTTAAGTTGCCTCTGTTTTTTTAAACTATTTATGCGATCTTGTAGTCCGGTAGAGCTATAAGCTGTATCAGGCATTAGAGGCAAATTTTGGCCTTTTGCTTTTAATTCAGCGAAAGACAAGTCCCTATCAATCTCCAAACCTAATAAAGCATAGTAGTTTTCAATTAAGTTCAATAACTTATTTTTCAGGACATCTTTATTCTGCTCGATTTTTCTCTTTAATCTTTTTTCTGCTTTCAGTTGTTTCTCTTTTTCTTCCTTCTCTCTAATTAGACTGTAATATTTCCCATCAACCCAGTTCATTAAAATCGGGATTTCGTTCAGCGTTCGTTGCCTTTTTTGAAAATCATCGAACCTGTAAAATAATGCATGCTTGTTTGCTATTAGGTTTTGATGCTGGAAAATTAATGAGGCAAAGCTCCTCATCGTAGCTTTGCCTGTTTTTCTAAATTCATCTATATCTTCCGTTGTATCAGTTACTGCAAGCCCCAAATGTTTTTCAACATCGCTTTGCACTTCCTTAAGGGCTGTTAATTGGTGTTGTTCAAAATATCTAATAGAAAAATCATCTAAAAACTTTTTATCTGTTTCAATTGCAAAATATGCCTTTCTCCAATTAGCAGTGTTAGAACCTGGACGGCCTATTACTAATAATTTATCTTCAACCTCAAGAACTATTGAAAACAAAGAAGCGAATTTATCAATTTTACCTTTGGGTATGCCGGACCGAGAAGAGAATAGACAGTAATCAACTATTTCTATTAGAGCACTTTTACCAGTCTTGGAATCTCCTGTAATGATATTTAGTCCCTCTTTTAAATCAACCTCTCTTTTGTCCCCTTTCTCGCTGAAAAGGATTATTTTCCTAATATGCGCTTTCATATCGTAGTTACCCCCATTCTCAAAAAAACGGATTGGTAATTCTGCTTCCCTAAAATACATCCCCAGTTATAGGCCGCTTTATATTTTTGTTTCAAAAAAAGATCGTTTTCTTTTTGATAATTTATGCATTCACTAATATTGATATACTCCCCTATATTGAGCTTTTCTGTATTTCCAAGATAAATCAGGCCCTGATTTGTTATTTCCCTATAGTTTTCTATACGTTCATTAATACCGATTAAACGTTCTTTTAAATCAACTTCTTTGAAAACAGTTGTTAATGTAGAAGTTTTTTTTGAATTTGACAGCTTCTTGGCTATTTTATTATCTAATACAAGTGGCAAAGCAAAAAAGATCAACTCAAATTTAATTCCTTTGTCGTTTACAGCCATAGCTCCACTTATGAAGTAATGTAACAATCTTGAAGTCCATTGCGGGGAGTACATTATTGCTTTTAAGGCGCTTGCTTTCACAAATCCTCCTCCTCAAATCTCCATTTAAAGCCTTCTTCTTCAACGATATTATGAACGCGGCCTCTTTGATAATATTGTTTTATTGGTTGTACGTCATCTATAGTTAAATTTGGTATATTCAAACAATTATCATAGAGTTCTCTCGATACTTTGTGCGCATCGTCTGTTCCAATGGCTGAAGAGTTAACCTTTTCAGAGTACGTAATTTTTTTATCTTCTAATTCGTCTTTTAAGTTGTCATCAAAACTATCTAAATTAGTATCAATCGCTGGTGTGTTCTCAAGCAATTTTATGCGGCTCAAATTTGCCCGTAAGTAATTAGAAATTGCCCTGTCTATTTTTCTTGAATAGTTGATAACTCTTATCTCTTTCACAAATGTAAAAGCTTTTCTTTCGCTTACATCAACTTCATTTTTCTCTACAACAGGGAAGGGCAAATCATCTTTTATGTATGGTCTTGTTAAGTGCTGAAAATCTCTGTTAAAAACGTTCTTTTCAATATGCCATCTGTTGGGATTGTCAATTGCTTTCTTTGTAATATAACCAATTAATCCTTCAATACATCTGTCTTTATATTGGTCAGGTATGGTTATCATTGCTGGATGGTTTTTTAATTGAAGAACCTTTTCATTAATATTAGGTTGTTCATATTCAATTTTGAATTTATCTAAGATTGGCATTAATTCTTTTTGATCAATTTCAAAAATCTCAACAAACATTTCCTTAATTGTTTTTGTTGGTGTGATATTTTTTAGTTTTTCAAGTTTGGTGTTTTTATCAGAATTGTTCCAGTTTTTAAAGATAGACGTACTTTTAACTTTGGCTGTTGTATGCAAAATTAAATGATTAAACTGATTGAGTAGATGTTTTTCTCTTACGAAATTTCTGAGTGTTTTCCAGAAATCAACAGAAACGTCAGTGAGATTTTCATTTTCTAAATGATGCTTTATCTCCGCTGAAGTATCTGAATCAGCTACATCTCCAAAACATTCAAGCCAAATAAATTCATTGGGTTTTGCTTCAAAACACTTTTCTAGTGCAATGAGTTTTTGGTATTCAATGCCTAAGATTTTCTTAGTAGCTTGATTGGCAAAATTATCTTTTTTCACGTGTTTAAATTTTTTTTGAGTTTGTGATTATTCTAGTATGTCCATCCCGCTAGACAATAATTAGGGACAGCCACTATTTAAAGTTAAAATCAAAAAAGCCCGCCACCTTTACCGGTACGGGCTATGAAGTTTAGACCTTGTTGTTGATTTCCCCCCCCCCTTAAAACTGCTTTAAAGGAGTATGCCCACCGGTTTTTGACAGATATTTTATATACAAGTGTCCTCTTTTGCAATATTAATCACACACGTATGGAGATAGTTTTAAAGTTCAGAGTTCAAAGTTCAGAGAGTGGGGATTTTGGAATGCGGATTGAAAGGCATGGAACGCGGATGACACAGATTTAGCGGATTTTCACTGATTTGATTTATGGATTCCCAGGAATTCCCCAATTTAAAAAAATGGATAAAAGAAAAATGTTGCATTGTATCGGGACTTAATAGAAGATAGAGGCTCTTCCTGAGAGAGAATGAAGAATATATTGATAAAAAGAAGTCACTATTCGTTAAAATCGGAAGAAAAAAAGAATTGAGGCCAGGCAAAATGTCATTTAATGAAAAAACGGTAAAGCAATTATTTAAGGATTTCATTGCAGAACTGGATCTGAAAAAAGGTGACATAATAAAGCGTGACCATTTTTTCAGGTGGTTCGAAGAAAACCATCCGGAAATAAAAAGTGCAGCAATTTCAACTCACTTTCTTATCATGTCAAGCAATGAACCAAACCGTACCCACTACGACATTGACCCCCATGGTAAAGATGATCTCCTCTATCAAATTAATTGCCAGAATTTTCGTTTATACGATTCAATCAGTGATCCCCCCCCGATCCATAAAGAAAAATGACAGAGTCGGAATCGATTACCTGCGGGAAAACAGGGCTGTTAAATCATGCCCCTCCCGCTCATTGCCCGGACGAGCCGGACTCTTTTCAGTACCCCCTTGAGGGGTGTAAGTGCCTTAACGAAATATCTATTGCAGAGAAACTCTGCAAGTTATTTCCAAGTTACTAAAAAAGCCCGCCACCGTTCCCGGTGCGGGCTTTGAAGTTTAGACCTTGTTGTTGATTTTCCCCTCCCGTTAGAAACAGATTTCTAACGGGACAAGCCCACCCAAGAAGGAATTTTATTGCCCCCGTTAAAGGTATGCTTCTCTAACAGGGTTTTTGACAGATATTTTATACATGAGTGTCCTCTTTTGCAATATTAATCACGTATGCAGAAATATAATTGATAATTGAAAATGGATAATTGATAGTTAGAATTTTGGATTGATTCAATTGCGGATTTGCGATTGCGGATTGCGGAGTGAAAGGCATAGAACACGGATTTAGCGGATTTTCACTGATTTGATTTATGGATTCCCGACTTCACCCCAGGAGTACTTTGTCACTGCGTTCGGGCGTACTTGAAATGACATTATATTCTCTGCGCCTTGGCGTCTCTGGGCGAGACTGTTTTTTTCAACCAATCTTCTGAACTATAAAAAAGCTCATTGGCTATCCATGAATTGAGGTGAAAATTTAATAGATCCGAAAGTTAAATTAGCAAATGATCTTACAAAGTGATAGGATCGATTATGGGGTGAGAATTTGTTAACGCTTCACATGTAAGGAGGCCTGACATTGGAAACACCTTTTCCTTCGGGAAATCAAAAGGATATCTCATCTAAATGCCTTCAACTCCTCGTTGATTCCGCCCTATATGGCAGGATATCTGCTTCAATGAGAGGGCTTTTCTGTCTTACCATCAAGCTCTCCCCTCTAATTGCGGGCATAATGCTATCTTTACAAACAAGCAGCACATATGCCGCTCAACCTTTTATTGGAGTCTCAACGAATTGGGCTCTTCTTAAAGGGGAGGAGAAGTCAACAGGGTATGATGTGGCGGAAATGAACAGCGATGAAGAGCTGGAGCCTGCATTGTCCGTAAAATCATTGAATAACTACATTGCAAACAGTTCATTTGGTTATTTTGTAGAATTCGGTATAGAGTCATATTCTCTCTCAGGATCAGGAGAAGATAACACAGGCATTGATGGAGAGTATTTGTACTTAACACCCACAGTTTTTTACGATTTTCTCAAAAACAGTTCTGGTGATCATTCTTTCAAAATAGGCGCGGGGTTTGGTCTGGGATATATGTCAGCCGAGGGCAGAGTCATGGTTGAGGGTCCGGGATTACCTATCAAGACCATTGATGGTAAAGATTTTGGTACGTCAATTGGTCTTATGCTGGAGTATAAGTATAAAAACTGGGTCTTCCAGGCTAAAGAATATACGCCTGGCGCCACAATAGATGGTATCGATTTTATAATAGAGTTACCAACTTTTATTTTAGGTTACAGGTTTGATTAGAGAAAAACAGCGATAGGGACCATTTAAATTATTAACCCCGGAACATTGCTGGTGCGGGCTTTGAAATTTAGACCTTGTTTTTGATTTTCCCACCGTTATTTGACACAAATTCTATACGCCACTGTCCTCTTTTGCAATATTAATCACAAATGCGGAAATATAATTGATAATTGAAAATGGATAATTGATAGTTAGAATTTCGGATTTGCGATTGCGGAATGCGGATCATTCAATTTTGGATTTTGGAATTCGGATTGCGGAATGGGAAAGGCCGTTGCGGGTTACAGGTTGCAGGTTACGGGATTAAAATCTTTTAATCCTCTATATCCTGTTAATCCTGTCAAAAAACTTTTTTAAGATTTCTCCCTTCAGTCGAAATGACAAGAAAAAATGTGAGGTGCCTTTTGATGGGTTGCGCTTCGCTCAACCTCCTCAAGCCGCCAATTTATGCCAGCCTGCATCGTCGTATCCTAAAGAGACGATAGACGGCTCCGTGGCGGTCTTTGAAGCGAGTTCTTCCATGTGGTCTTTGTAATCGTCAATTTTTTGCCCCATAGCGACGAGAGAGCGTAATAAAAGTTCGCTTTGTACCTGCATGGGTACGGGGGCTTTGCTGCTTTCCCAGCGTGAAACCTGCTCTGGCCGGACGTGCAGTTTTCGGGCAAAATCCGCCTTGGACCAGCCAAGGGACTTCCTCAAGAAACCGATTTCAAGAGGGGTTAGCCTTTCCGGTTTGTTGACAAGTGCAACGGCGATGCAGCGGTGAAGACCTGCCAGGTTTGGAATGGAGACCAACTGGTTGCCGCAATTGGCGCAGCGCCTGAGCGGAATATCTTTCAATACCACATTGGGGAGGCCGCTCTCCTCGTAACGTATTGTTTCCGTACCTTTAACCATCTCCTCTTTTTTGCAGTCCGGGCAAATCATTCCAACCTCCATGCAGTAACAATCAATACTTCTTCTTTCGACAGGAATTCAATAATAACGGCTATCTTGTTCGTCCTCACCTGATGCCGCCAGGAACCGTTTTCGTATTCCGCTTCTTCTACGATACCTCCTCGAAGCACATTCTCACAGTCAACCATGGTGAGATTGCGTTCCTTAAGCCGATCTATGGCGTGAGGCCTTGAATAGGTTATAAATCCATTCGTTAAAATTTTACGAAGCAGCTTTTTTGCTTCATGCTTTGAATAGGGTTGATCCATATTTGACTATAGCAACAACAGCGATTGTTTTCAAGGCAAATATTGCGTTTAGCGCAATGGTAGGCTTGGGGCTTGCTTGGTTGGTTTGTTATTGATTTTCTCCCCTTAAAACTGCTTTAAAGGAGTATGTCCACCAGTTTGACACATAGTTTATACTTCAGTGTCCTCTTTTGCAATATTAAGCACGCACTTTTTGCGTGGTGTTAAAAAAAGCCTTCTTTCTTATTTTGATAGGATTAACGGGATTTAGGGGATTGTGTGGGGGCTGCGCTTGCTCTCTACTAACAACCATTAATTATTAGTAGATTTTTTATAATTATTTACATGTACCCTCTTTTTTTGCGAGGTCATAGTTTTCACATAGGCCTAATTGACAGGCCTTTTTCCAATCAGAGCAACTTCTTTTTTTGTCTTTATACTTAGCGGAAAAGGCATCCCCCCGATTTTTGTAGGCATCTTGAATTTCCGGGTCTAATTCGATAGCCCTGTTAAAGTCCGAAATAGCAAGGTCATATTGCCCCTTTTTGTAATAGACTTCTCCTCGTGTGTCGTATGCCTCAGCAAGTTCCGGATTTATCTCAATTGCTTTGTTGGAATCTGCAATGGCAAGATCGTACTGATTTGTCAGGGTATAAGTCCCTGCCCGATTGTTATAGGCTTCGGCGTAATTAGGATCTATCTCGATAGCCTTGTTATAATCAGAAAAGGCACGCTCATATTGTCCCTTTTTAGAAAATGCGTCACCTCGACTTACATAGGCATTAGTATGGTTTGGATTTAATTGGATGGCCTTATTGGAGTCCTTGATGGCGAGGTCATATTGACCATTTAATTTATATGCAATACTCCTGTTGACGTATGCCTGAAAAAGCCAAGGATTCAATTCAATCGCTTTGCTTGTATCCGAAATGGATTTATCGTATTCACCTTTACGACCATACATAAGGCCCCTGTTGTAATATGCCTTAAAATGCTTGGGGCTTAGTTCAATTGCCCTTGTAAAGTCCAGGATGGCATCGTCAAGCTTGTCCATCCTATAATAATGGAATCCCCGGCTATTGTAAGAAGCGGTATGCCTGGGATTTATTTCAATGGCTTTGGTTAAATCAGAAATGGCACGCTCATATTGGCCTTTCGCACCGTAAGCATTTCCTCTATTGTAGTAAGCTTTGGCATTCCTCGGTTCAATTTCAATAGCTTTGCTGTAATAAGAAATAGCGAGATCATATTGTCCATTTTTATAATAGTCATAGCCAGTGTTGTTGTATGCCTCAGCCTCTGAGCCTTTGCGTAACGGTCCTTGTGCAAAGACGCTGTCAGCAACAAACAAAAAAAGTAACAATCCCATGAGATAAATGAGTGATTCAGTATATCGTTTCATAAAATGTCTCTTTTAATTTAATATTTTATAGGAAAAAAGCGGGATTCAAGACTCACCCCTCTTATAATTCAACAAAAAAACGCCACTGCTAAAGATATTTTTCTAACCCCCGTTAGCGTTATGCTTCAATAATGTGGTAAATACACCAATTTTGACGCACATTTTATATTTAGTTGATAGGTTTTGCAATATTAATCACGCAAGCGGGAAGAGCAAAACCTTATTACCACGGAAAGTGCCGGAAGGTCACGGAAAAAAGATTTTATATTGCCACAGAGGGCACGGAGGGCACAGAGAGAAAATTTTTTGACAAGATTAACAGGATTTACAGGATTAAAATAATTTAATCATCGGTTAAAAGACTTTCGTTCAAATCAGCGAAAATCCGCTAAATCCGCGTCAGACCTGTTCTATTTCTTTTCTTTGCATTCTTGGCGGCTTTGCGCGAGATAAATCTCTTATGGATTCCCGACGGCTCAGGAAATGAGCGGTCGGATCTGCTTCTGAAGGTCGGGGTCCAGTTCGGTTGTTTCTTTCATTACATTGAATTGCATGGTTGCCTTTGCAACTTCAATGAGACTATCTTCAATTCGATATTTTTTTCTTTTCTTCAGCCAGTCCAGGACCTTGGCAAGGTGCCAGATGGCAGGTTTGCCTTCATGGACGGGGGTGGGGAATTCCGCTCCGCTGGCAATCATGAGCTTTCTCAGGTTTTGCCTGGTAAATCCGAGGAGCTTTGCTACATCAGTGAGGCCCACAAAGTCGGGTGTCGCTTCCACCAGAGCTGCTCCCGGTATGGCCCTTTTTACATCGGAAAGGGCACTGTAAACGGCGTCAAAGGCGTTTGATGCCTCGCGTGTGAAGCTTAAGGCAATGCGACCATTCTGGCCTATCCCTACGATGGCGTCATCGCAGCCTTCGGCGGCCAACCGCCCCAAATGTTTTTCGGGATTCTCCTTTGTATTCTTCAAAGAGAACTTTAATGTAAATTCATACTCTTTCATGACTTACTCCTCTTTATTAGGGGGCTCATTCCTGTTGTGCATTGCGCAGTTGTCAATTACCCGCCGGATTTGCCGGGTATGGTTCCCGGCATTCCTGGGAGTACTCCAGACACTGGTAATACAGAACTCGCCACACCTGCAATCCTTACTGTTATAAGGGCAATAAATTTTACCCCAGGCGTGTGAACCTCCTGTTTCAACACGCCATCCATTCGTCTCGGCATATTTCAGGGCTTCTTCAATTTCCTTTTTCGGATGCATCTTTCTCGGCATTCGTAGTTCATCTCCTGAAAGTATAACTATATTATTGGCAGGTTGTCAAGTGACAACCCGGTTTGTGTGCTGTGCAATATATTTAGCTTATTGATCTAAAGGCAGGACATATCCCTTTAACTTGAAAAAGCCCGACACCTTTACCGGTGCGGGCTTTGAAGTTTAGACCTTGTTGTTGATTTTTCCCTCTTAAAACTGCTTTAAAGGAGCATGCCCACCAGTTTGACACATAGTTTATACTTCAGTGTCCTCTTTTGCAATATTAAGCACGCATGCGGAAATATAATTGATAATTGAAAATGGATAATTGATAGTTAGAATTTCGGATTTGCGATTGCGGAATGCGGAATGATTCTTCGACTGGCTCAGGCCTATGGCTCGCACCAACGGCTTATAGAGATGACAGGATGGAGGAAAGGCATGGAACGCGGATGACACGGATTTAGCGGATTTTCACTGATTAGAAAGATAGTGTTCTTTTATACAACTTTATTAAAAATATTTTTTTAGATTTTTCCAACGGA belongs to Deltaproteobacteria bacterium and includes:
- a CDS encoding YgiT-type zinc finger protein, with the translated sequence MICPDCKKEEMVKGTETIRYEESGLPNVVLKDIPLRRCANCGNQLVSIPNLAGLHRCIAVALVNKPERLTPLEIGFLRKSLGWSKADFARKLHVRPEQVSRWESSKAPVPMQVQSELLLRSLVAMGQKIDDYKDHMEELASKTATEPSIVSLGYDDAGWHKLAA
- a CDS encoding DUF3732 domain-containing protein, whose amino-acid sequence is MKAHIRKIILFSEKGDKREVDLKEGLNIITGDSKTGKSALIEIVDYCLFSSRSGIPKGKIDKFASLFSIVLEVEDKLLVIGRPGSNTANWRKAYFAIETDKKFLDDFSIRYFEQHQLTALKEVQSDVEKHLGLAVTDTTEDIDEFRKTGKATMRSFASLIFQHQNLIANKHALFYRFDDFQKRQRTLNEIPILMNWVDGKYYSLIREKEEKEKQLKAEKRLKRKIEQNKDVLKNKLLNLIENYYALLGLEIDRDLSFAELKAKGQNLPLMPDTAYSSTGLQDRINSLKKQRQLKQDRLYEVEKEINELEEIENIAINYVSKVKEISSTNAIEADLQNNQCPICHNPVKSFNETLTLVKESRSSLRDELLKTGTYKEDNSELLQNLRKERDESKRDIRSLTASINQLEDQDKELKQRRPLRDQSMILKGTIETTIKQVLDENTLARDTIDLKDLQIQVNDLKEKLDGYDLRTKFSKADAFLYSRMNEICGKLDFEKELKPENLHFRLEDFNFFHLKDHNKIYLSEMGSGANWLACHLSLFLALLHLICKESKSCIPSILFIDQPSQVYFPKEFQKTDDNEEEYDENIIQVQNIFNTLVETIREIEEDCQFTPQIVVMEHADNLELKGANFNSFVRKRWATNGEKLI
- a CDS encoding DUF4276 family protein, with amino-acid sequence MPLKEKGTNKKLQEVSLFFVEGETEIEFYTKEIARHFPTLKKRIINLHGNSNIHRKVLGKAFDFINKNKEYVIRIFCCVDRESRDHNPPLDINELSKSICENPLLEKHVISVDKVIATQMIESWFFYDIEGIYRYLRAPRKERNPSKYQPPEKYTHIDLSKLFERYGKTYIKGKKCKYFIDNLDIIRIYNECQELKDGIKLVEKRIKASE
- a CDS encoding ATP-binding protein; protein product: MLKPKIKEIFVDGYKNLINCKVILHDFNIIVGPNNGGKSNFLEIFNLIRTIIDGSKEEIKGIFRGGMLERGIIVCLLKKYKKKPITISFLVEASEPHMQIGYSIVLGSLTAEDDFRLGILNEELTLKNMRKTGPAVKLFTRDKNIVKVKLLNKIVSHEINNEMSVFTLLPQLYPDRDKIDSNFIEASTIMMRIFRTSVTAPQPNELREQLGEGVKIPFTSPRINSFDLVEVVKKIYENKALYKQFKNVLCQILDLEDVLVEILKAPPVLRKKVEEVPDEICFLALKMQGQGYTLINSLSDGTLIVVAILILLLSPDRKGPLLCIEEPENCLHPKALKTLMTYLRQKSTETQIIATTHSSYILNQVSPENVIIARIKDDGSTTFDEIKNIKELHKRLRSGYINFGDLLETEFEEDEGVEF
- a CDS encoding DNA-binding protein, whose product is MKEYEFTLKFSLKNTKENPEKHLGRLAAEGCDDAIVGIGQNGRIALSFTREASNAFDAVYSALSDVKRAIPGAALVEATPDFVGLTDVAKLLGFTRQNLRKLMIASGAEFPTPVHEGKPAIWHLAKVLDWLKKRKKYRIEDSLIEVAKATMQFNVMKETTELDPDLQKQIRPLIS
- a CDS encoding DUF4258 domain-containing protein — protein: MDQPYSKHEAKKLLRKILTNGFITYSRPHAIDRLKERNLTMVDCENVLRGGIVEEAEYENGSWRHQVRTNKIAVIIEFLSKEEVLIVTAWRLE
- a CDS encoding DUF6521 family protein — protein: MKASALKAIMYSPQWTSRLLHYFISGAMAVNDKGIKFELIFFALPLVLDNKIAKKLSNSKKTSTLTTVFKEVDLKERLIGINERIENYREITNQGLIYLGNTEKLNIGEYINISECINYQKENDLFLKQKYKAAYNWGCILGKQNYQSVFLRMGVTTI
- a CDS encoding tetratricopeptide repeat protein, with amino-acid sequence MKRYTESLIYLMGLLLFLFVADSVFAQGPLRKGSEAEAYNNTGYDYYKNGQYDLAISYYSKAIEIEPRNAKAYYNRGNAYGAKGQYERAISDLTKAIEINPRHTASYNSRGFHYYRMDKLDDAILDFTRAIELSPKHFKAYYNRGLMYGRKGEYDKSISDTSKAIELNPWLFQAYVNRSIAYKLNGQYDLAIKDSNKAIQLNPNHTNAYVSRGDAFSKKGQYERAFSDYNKAIEIDPNYAEAYNNRAGTYTLTNQYDLAIADSNKAIEINPELAEAYDTRGEVYYKKGQYDLAISDFNRAIELDPEIQDAYKNRGDAFSAKYKDKKRSCSDWKKACQLGLCENYDLAKKEGTCK